The following proteins are co-located in the Maridesulfovibrio sp. genome:
- the caiT gene encoding L-carnitine/gamma-butyrobetaine antiporter — translation MKPNKSEKVKIEPKVFFPSLIIVGVLSYLTVKDLDKANEVINALFSYVTNTWGWAFEWYMVIMMAGWAWMVFGPWKDNKLGEGEPEFKTLNWIFLLFASATSAAVLFWGTYEAYCYTSTPPFGFEPFSVTAKEWGLAYSLFHWGPLAWAGYAFFTVAFGYFLFVKKINVMRPSGTLEPLIGEKHCKGIVGAIVDNMYIVGLILAMGTSLGLSTPLVTECIEWLFGIPHTLQLDATIIASWIILNAICVAFGLNKGIKIASDVRSYLMLGLLVWVFCVSGSTFILNYFTDSVGIMLNNFARMAFYTDAIGEGGFPQGWTVFYWAWWVIYGIQTCLFLARISRGRTVRQVCVGIVGGLTATTWFIWTVLSGNTMHLIHKGILNMPELVAKHGAPRAVIETWAALPLSTATMIAFFVLCFIATVTLINACSYTLAMSTCTEADGYSEPPMWVRVGWSILVGIIGVTLLALGGLKPLQTAIIAGGGLLFFVNLAIIWSFIKDAKASNW, via the coding sequence ATGAAGCCTAATAAAAGCGAAAAGGTGAAAATTGAACCGAAGGTTTTTTTTCCCTCGCTGATTATCGTAGGGGTGTTGAGTTACCTGACAGTAAAGGACCTTGATAAGGCCAATGAAGTCATTAACGCTCTGTTCAGCTATGTTACAAATACATGGGGCTGGGCCTTCGAATGGTACATGGTCATCATGATGGCCGGCTGGGCATGGATGGTTTTCGGGCCGTGGAAGGATAATAAACTTGGTGAAGGTGAACCTGAATTTAAAACCCTGAACTGGATTTTCCTGCTCTTCGCTTCCGCTACTTCTGCTGCAGTTCTTTTCTGGGGTACTTATGAAGCTTACTGCTATACTTCCACCCCGCCGTTCGGTTTTGAACCTTTCTCCGTTACCGCTAAGGAATGGGGGCTTGCCTACAGTTTGTTCCACTGGGGACCTCTGGCATGGGCAGGTTATGCATTCTTCACCGTTGCCTTCGGATATTTTCTCTTCGTAAAGAAAATCAATGTCATGCGTCCCAGTGGTACACTTGAGCCGCTTATCGGTGAAAAGCATTGCAAAGGCATTGTCGGCGCAATCGTCGACAACATGTACATTGTCGGTCTGATTCTCGCCATGGGTACCAGTCTCGGTCTGTCCACTCCGCTGGTTACCGAGTGTATCGAATGGCTCTTTGGTATTCCGCACACCCTTCAGCTGGACGCAACAATTATCGCCAGCTGGATTATCCTCAACGCTATCTGCGTTGCTTTCGGTCTCAACAAAGGGATCAAGATTGCATCTGACGTTCGCAGCTATCTCATGCTCGGTCTTCTGGTCTGGGTTTTCTGTGTAAGCGGAAGCACATTTATCCTGAACTATTTCACTGACTCTGTCGGTATCATGCTGAATAACTTCGCTCGCATGGCATTCTACACTGATGCCATCGGTGAAGGCGGCTTCCCTCAGGGTTGGACTGTTTTCTACTGGGCATGGTGGGTTATCTACGGCATCCAGACCTGTCTGTTCCTCGCACGTATCTCCCGCGGACGTACTGTCCGTCAGGTTTGTGTGGGTATCGTTGGTGGTCTGACTGCTACCACATGGTTCATTTGGACTGTTCTGAGCGGTAACACCATGCATCTCATCCACAAGGGCATTCTCAATATGCCTGAGCTGGTGGCAAAACACGGTGCTCCCCGCGCTGTAATTGAAACATGGGCAGCCCTGCCCCTGAGCACTGCCACCATGATCGCCTTCTTTGTGCTCTGCTTCATCGCAACTGTCACCTTGATCAACGCTTGTTCTTACACCTTGGCAATGTCTACCTGCACCGAGGCTGACGGTTACAGCGAGCCCCCCATGTGGGTCCGTGTAGGCTGGTCCATTCTCGTCGGTATCATCGGCGTTACCCTGCTCGCCCTTGGCGGTCTCAAGCCTCTTCAGACTGCGATCATCGCAGGTGGCGGACTGCTCTTCTTCGTTAACCTCGCCATTATCTGGTCCTTCATCAAAGATGCGAAGGCCTCTAACTGGTAA
- the caiA gene encoding crotonobetainyl-CoA dehydrogenase, producing MDFNLSDEQELFVAGVRDLMESENWEQYFVECDKNHEYPERWVKALADLGVDTMLLPEEHGGMGMDMVTLTAIWAELGRHGAPTYVLYQLPGFSTILRHGSQEQIDKIFAFRGTGKQMFNSAITEPGAGSDVGSLKSNYTRKDGKVYLNGHKCFITSSLHAPYLIVMARDASSEKPIFTEWFVDMSKEGIKLNPLDKLGLRMDSCCEVIFDNVELEEKDMFGTEGEGFNRVKAEFDDERFLVACTNYGIALCAYEDAAKYANQRVQFGEAIGRTQLIQEKIALMAIKLNSMKNMIFETAWKTDQGTATSGDSAMCKYFCANAAFEVIDTSMQILGGIGVTGHRVGRFWRDLRIDRLSGGSDEMQILTLGRAELKKYR from the coding sequence ATGGATTTTAATCTTTCTGATGAACAGGAACTGTTTGTTGCGGGTGTCCGCGACCTGATGGAAAGCGAAAACTGGGAACAGTACTTCGTTGAGTGCGATAAGAACCATGAGTATCCGGAACGCTGGGTAAAAGCACTGGCTGATCTCGGTGTTGATACCATGCTCCTGCCTGAAGAACACGGCGGAATGGGCATGGATATGGTTACCCTTACCGCTATCTGGGCAGAGCTCGGCCGTCACGGTGCTCCTACTTATGTCCTTTACCAGCTTCCCGGCTTCAGCACTATTCTCCGCCACGGTTCCCAGGAACAGATCGATAAGATCTTTGCATTCCGCGGCACCGGTAAGCAGATGTTCAACTCTGCGATCACCGAACCCGGCGCAGGTTCCGATGTAGGTAGCCTGAAGAGCAACTACACCCGTAAAGACGGCAAGGTTTACCTGAACGGACACAAGTGCTTCATCACCAGCTCCCTGCACGCTCCTTACCTTATCGTTATGGCCCGTGATGCTTCTTCTGAAAAGCCCATCTTCACTGAGTGGTTTGTTGATATGAGCAAAGAAGGCATCAAGCTCAACCCGCTTGATAAGCTCGGTCTGCGCATGGACAGCTGCTGCGAAGTTATTTTCGACAACGTTGAGCTGGAAGAAAAAGACATGTTCGGAACTGAGGGCGAAGGCTTCAACCGCGTTAAGGCAGAGTTCGATGATGAGCGTTTTCTGGTTGCCTGCACCAACTACGGTATCGCTCTGTGCGCTTATGAAGATGCTGCAAAATACGCCAACCAGCGCGTACAGTTCGGCGAAGCAATCGGTCGTACCCAGCTGATTCAGGAAAAGATCGCTCTCATGGCTATCAAGCTCAACAGTATGAAGAATATGATTTTCGAAACTGCATGGAAGACTGATCAGGGCACTGCTACTTCCGGTGATTCCGCAATGTGCAAATACTTCTGCGCTAACGCTGCTTTCGAAGTAATTGATACTTCTATGCAGATCCTCGGCGGTATCGGCGTAACCGGTCACCGTGTAGGCCGTTTCTGGCGTGACCTGCGTATTGACCGTCTCTCCGGTGGTTCTGACGAAATGCAGATCCTTACTCTCGGTCGTGCTGAACTCAAGAAATACCGCTAG